The sequence TCGCCCGTGTCGCAGATGATGGCGACGATGAGCTTGCCCTTCATTTCCGGTTCACGGGCCATCTGCAGGGCCGCCCAGACGTTGGCGCCCGAGGAGATGCCGCACAGGATGCCCTCTTCGCGGGCAAGCCGGCGGGCCGTGATCATGGCGTCCTCGTTGGAGACGGTGATTATGCGGTCCACGGTGCTCCGATCGAGCACTTCGGGGATGAAATTGGCGCCGATGCCCTGGATCTTGTGCGGCCCGGCCTTGCCTCCGCTCAAAAGCGGTGAAGCCGCCGGTTCCACGGCCACGCCCAGAAAACCCGGTTTGCGGCGTTTCAGGGTGCGGGCCACGCCGGTGATGGTCCCGCCCGTGCCCACGCCCGCGACCAGGGCGTCGATGAGGCCGTCGGTGTCGTGCCAGAGCTCTTCGGCCGTGGTCCGCTCATGCATGGCCGGATTGGCCGGATTGACGAACTGGCCCGGCATGAAGCCGTCTTCAAGGGAGGTCAGGATCTTTTCCGCCTCGGCCACGGCTCCGGCCATGCCCGCCGACGCAGGGGTAAGCACCAGCTCGGCGCCCATGGCGGAGAGGAGCATGCGCCTCTCCAGGCTCATGGATTCGGGCATGGTCAGGATGAGATGATACCCACGCACGGCGCAGACAAAAGCCAGGCCCACGCCGGTGTTGCCGCTGGTCGGCTCGACAATGACCGTTCCGGGGCGAAGCCTGCCGCCGCGTTCCGCCTCGTCGATCATGTTCAGCGCGATGCGGTCCTTGATCGAGGACAGAGGGTTGAAAAATTCGAGCTTGACCACGACATCGGCCACACAGCCGGCAGCCATGCGATTCAAGCGAACCAGAGGAGTATTACCGACCAGATCGGTCATGGAATTTGCAATCTTCATAAAGCCTCCTGAAAAGGACTGACAGCGCAAAAATGAACCAGGACAGGGGGTAAGTCCAGGCAAAAAAAAACCGGCCTGAGGCCGGATCGAACCATACGAAATATATTTTTTATTCCAAACCCTTGGTTATAAAATCAAGAGACGTGAGGGCATCTTTAAGACGCTTGCCGGGAGAAAATTTGATATCCCTTCCCGTGGAATGGTCCTCGCCCTTGCGCAAACTCCGCTCGACCACGGCCATTGTCCCGATGCCCGGCAGGTTGATCTTGTCGCCCTTGCTCAAGGACTCGGTGATGCTTTCCATCATGGCGTCCACAACGCGTTCGGCCTCTTCCTCGGAGTAGCCCATTTCGGCCTTGAGGCGCGCGATCAGGTCAGCTTTTTCCACATGAATCTCGGCGTCGTCCGCTACCATATACATCTCCTCACATTAATATGAACCATTATGGAGACAAAACCGGCCATGAAGCAAAGATCCTCGCAAAGCCTTGTGAAATATTTATTAAAATAGCAACGTAGCGTACATCACGATATGGGGAATTATTCTTGTTTTGTCAATCCCGGGAGACCCGTCATGTATAGACCACACCTGCTTGTAGAAGAGCGCGACGCCTGCGCCATCATCGCCTTCGTGGACAAACGCGGCCGCGCCACGCACGCCAATATAGTCAAGACCATCGACGCCCTCAAAAAAATGGCCCACCGCTCCGGCGACATCAACAGCGAAGGCGACGGCTGCGGCATCCTGACCGACATTCCGCGCTCCCTCTGGGGACAGCGTCTGCAGGCGGCGGGGCTGAGCCGTCACTTGAGCGAAAGCCGGGGCTTTTTCGTCGGCCATTTTTTCCTGCCCCCGGACGGCAGGCTCGATGAACTCAAAGGCCGCATCCGCGCCATGCTGACCGCATCCGGCGCGGAAACGCTGCTGGAAGTGGATGACCAGATGCACGCCGCCGAGCTTGGCCCCATGGCCCGGGTCGAAGCGCCCCGCTTCCTGCAGATCTGCGGTCTGGTCCGCGACGAGACCAGGCAGGAGGGAGCCAGACGCCTCTTCAACATCCAGATGGAACTGGAACAGAGCATGCCCGAAACGCATGTCTGTTCGCTCAGCCTGGACAGCGTCATTTACAAGCTGCGCGGCACGCCGGATCTTCTGATCCGGGTCTATCCGGACCTGCAGAACCCGGACAGCAAGTCGCTCATCACCCTCGGCCACAGCCGCTACTCCACCAACACCCTACCCACTGCCGAGCGCGCCCAGCCCTTTTCCCTCCTGGGCCACAACGGCGAGATCAACACCATCGAGAAACTGCGCAGCTCGGCCCGGGCGCTCGGCATCATCCCCACGCCCGGCGGCAGCGACTCCCAGGATCTGAACCGCATCCTTGAAGGCCTCATCCACCTGCACGGATTCGAGTTCATGGAAGCCCTCGAAATGGTCTTTCCGGCCATCCACACCGAAGTCGAGCGCATGCCCGCCGAGCTTGGCCGCATGTACGGCTTCTACCGCTGGTTCTTCGCTCCCTCGGCACAGGGCCCGGCGGCCGTGGTCTCGCGCTTCGGCGACATGTGCATGGGCAGCGTCGACGCCCTGGGCCTTCGCCCACTGTGGTTCGGGGAGAGCGACTACGACTATTTCCTGTCCTCGGAAAAAGGCGTGGTCGACCTGCAAAGCACCATCCACGACCCCCGCCCCCTGGCTCCGGGCGAAAAGATCGCCATCATCTCCGGCGCGGGCAAACGCGGCGAGGTGCTTGATTATTGCGCCGTGCAGCAGCGCCTGCTGCGCCTCTTCGAGCAGGGCCGCCTGACCCCGCTGGCAGGCAACCTGCACCGGGAGATCCCCGAATCCATCCTGAACTGCCCTGAAGGAGCCTGCCACGAACTGCGCCGCTTCTTCCAGGACAGGCCCGTGTTCGACGACCGGGAATGCCCGGCAACCACCGCCCTGCTGGCCGCTTTCGGCTGGCACAAGTACGATCAGGACATGCGCAAGCATGTCGCGGCGACTGGCAAGGGACCCATCGGCTCCATGGGCCATCAGGGACCGCTGGCCTGCATGGACACCGAGGGCCTGTCCAATGTCAGCGATTATTTCAAAGAAAATGTGGCCGTGGTCACCAATCCGGCCATCGACCGCGAACGCGAGGCCGAACACTTCTCCACCGCCGTCATCCTCGGTGACCGCCCGGACAACCCGGACCGCCCGCCCGTGGGCCTGCGCCTCAAAACCCCCATCCTGCTCGGAGGCGAGTTCACCCCGGCCCTGTCCTCCCTGGACATCCTGGCCGTGTGCCGCGAGCACGGCACGCACACCCTCGAACAGGTTCTCGACTTTTTCACCGCCCAGCAGCGCGACCCCTCGCGCATGGCCATCCTCGACGCGACCTACGTTCCGGACCAGGGGCTGGCCGCGCGGCTTGCAGAGCTTGAAGGCGAAGCATCGCAGGCCGTCGAGGCCGGAGCCGCCATCCTCGTGCTGGACGACAGCGCATGCTTCGTGGACGGGCGGGTCTACATCGACCCCGGCCTGGCCACGGCCCGGCTGCACAGCGCCGCCGAAGCGGGCCGCATCCCGCGCCTGCCATCGCTGGTCGTGCGCAGCGGGGCCATCCGCAACCTGCACGACATCATGTTCGTGCTCGGCCTCGGCGCGGCGGCGGTCAATCCCTACATGCTCTGGAAGCAGGCCTATGCCCAGGCTGAAAGCGCCGAAGGGCTGCAGCGCACCCTCTCCAATACCCTGACGGCGCTGCAGACGGGCGTGGAAAAGATCATGTCCACCATGGGCATCCACGAGCTGTGCGGTTACGGCCGCATCTTCTCGTCCATCGGCCTCAAAAAAGAGCTGGAGGAAATTTTCGGCTGCTCCAATTTCTGTTCGTCCACGTCCTCGGGGCTTGGCTACGCCGAACTCGAAACCCAGGGCCGCAGGCGGGTGGCGCTAGTCCGGGAGGGCCTGGAACGCAAGCTGCAATCCGACCCCAAGCGCAACGCCAAGGTCGGCAAGATCCTGCGTTCCGTGGCCGTGGGCAAGACCGGATATCTGCAGATGGCCGAGGGGCTGGCCGAGGTGGACCGGGACAATCCCGTCGGGCTGCGCCATCTCCTGGACATCAGGACCCGCGACGCCGCCCCCCTGCCCCTTGAAAACGTGGACATCTCCATCGGCTCGCACGCCATGCCGCTTCTGATCTGCGCCATGTCTTTCGGCTCCCAGGGGGAAAGCTCGTTTCGGGCCTATGCCGAGGCCGCGCGCAAGGTGAATATCATCTGCATGAACGGCGAGGGCGGCGAAATTCCGGACATGCTCGGCAAGTACCGGGAGAATCGCGGACAACAGGTCGCCTCGGGGCGTTTCGGCGTGTCCATGGAGCTGCTCAACTCCTCGAATTACCTGGAAATAAAAGTCGGCCAGGGCGCCAAGCCCGGCGAGGGCGGCCACCTGCCCGGCTCCAAGGTCACGGACATGGTGGCCCAGGCTCGGCACTGCAAGCCCGGCATCGCGCTCATCTCACCGTCCAACCATCACGACATCTATTCCATCGAAGACCTCTGCCAGATCATCACGGAGCTGAAAACCGCGAACCCTTTTGCGCGCATCTCCGTAAAAATCCCGGTCACCAGCGGCGTGGCGACCATCGCCGTGGGCGTGGCCAAGGCCGGGGCGCACATCGTCAACATCAGCGGCTTCGAGGGCGGCACGGGAGCTGCCCGTGAACACGCCAAGAAGTATGTCGGCCTGCCCGTGGAGATCGGCGTGACCCAGGCCCACAGGGGGCTGGTGGAAGCCGGCCTGCGCCATCAGGTCGAGCTCTGGTGCGACGGCGGCGTGCGTTCCGGGGCGGACGTGGTCAAGCTCATCTGCCTCGGCGCGGACCGGGTCGGGGTCGGCACTGTCGCCCTCATGGGCGTAGGCTGCATCAGCTGCGAGCAGTGCCACCTGGACGTCTGCCCGCGCGGCATCTCCACCCAGCTGCGCTCCGTGGAAGAGGCCACGAAGCGCGGCCTGAAACTCTTCAAACCCCTGCAAGGCGAGGTCGAAGCCGAGAACCTGGCCCGCCTGCTGCGCGCCTTCGGCGATCAGATCCGCCACATCCTGGCCGGGCTTGGCGAAAAGCGGCTGTCCGACCTGGTTGGACGCACGGACCTGCTCGTGCAGGCCAGGGGCCGCGAATTGACGGACCTGACCGACCTGCTCATTCCTGCGCCTATGGACTCGGTCACGTCCTACTGCCCGGTACCGCGCATCGTGCGCAGGCCGCTCGACAACCTGACCCGGCTCATCTCCGACATGGCCCTGTCCACCCTTGGGCAGGAGTGCGGATTTGTGCAGTACAAAGAGGAGAATGTACGCTCCGTGGACCGGGCCGTGGGCACGTACCTGGCCGGGGCCATGGTCCGGGAGCGCTCGGAAGGCGACCGGGGCAAGGTGGAGTTGCTGCTGACCTCCTCGGTACCCGGCAACGGCCTGTGCGCCTTCAATATCGACGGAATCGGCACCGTGGTCGAGGGCGGCGGCCAGGACGGCATCGCCAAGGGCTCGCGCGGCGGCGAGGTCTGCATTTTGAAAGGGGTCAACATCCTGGGCCAGCGCGTGGACGGGTCCGTGGGCAAGTCCCTGGCCTACGGGGCGCTTTCGGGCACGGTCATGGTCCAGAACCAGGCCGACTCGCGGGCCTGCGTGCGCATGTCCGGGGCCGACGCCATCTTCGGCGGCCGCATCACCGCGCCCGTGCGCGACGACCTGGGCAACATCGCCTCGCGCGCCCACCTGAAGGGCTTCGCCTTCGAGTACATGACCGGAGGCCGCGCCGTGGTCCTGGGAGATCCCGGCCCGTGGATGTGCGCGGGCATGACCGGCGGGGTCGTCTACCAGTGCCTGTACCCCGAATGGAACTTCGGGAGGGAGAATCTTGAGCGCCGCTTCTCAAGCGGCGCGCATGTGGTCATCCGAGGCCTGGACGCGGACGACGCGGCGCAGGTGCGGGAGTTGCTGGACAAGTACGTACGCACCCTCAAACAGAGCTTCCAGAATGATGAGGCGCAAATCGTGCAGGGCCTGGCGGAAGAGGCCGAAAAGCGGTTCGTCAAGATCGTGCCGGGATCCGGCACAGGCATCAAGCCGGAATAGGAAAAAGGCGCCGGGAGTGTTTCCTGGCGCCTTTATCCGCTGAATTTCATAACGGCAGTCCGGTGATCACCACCGCCACCGCCAGCAAAAACGGCAGAATGAGCGCGGCTCCCAGCAGCCTGCGATCCGCCGCATCTTGTACGCAACCCGCGCAGTGATTAGTATCCCCGGACAGACGCGTCCCGCATTTGGGACAAAATCGTGCAGCCATGACGCCCTCCCTTTTTTTTAAGGACGATCATAGCTTGCAAATTTGGCCTGTTGAATACGCAGTCACCGCACAATATTTACAAAGCAAATACAGAAAAACACGTAGCCAACGGACTGGAAGAAGAATCAACCCGCCGGGCCCTTCTCCCGCTCGTTTCGGCTATGAACGGCTTGCCCGGCCCGACAAAACGGCGTCGATGGCCCGGGTCAGGTCTTTCATTCCGACCGGCTTGGCCACATACCCATCCATCCCGGCCGCCAGGAAGATTTCCTTTTCTCCGTCCATGGCAAAGGCCGTCAGGGCGATGATGGGAATGCTTCTCTTGTCGCCAAGGCCCGGATCGCTGCGGATGATCCGGGTCGCCTCGACGCCGTCCATGCCGGGCATCTGAACGTCCATGAGCACCAGGCCGAAATCCTGTTCCCGGAGCAAGGAGACCGCCTCGTGCCCGGTGCGAGCGACGCTGACCTCGTACCCGGCCCGCGTAAGCAGGGCGCGCGTGGCGAAAATGGTGACCTCGTCGTCCTCGGCCAGGAGGATGCGCACCGGACGCGAAGGCGATGGAACTTCGCCTAACGCTTCCGGAACAGTCGTGGCACCAGGCGCTGTTTTGAAGGACAGGCTGAACGAGAATGTGGTGCCGCAGCCGGGTTCGCTCTCCACGGCCATGGTGCCGCCCATGAGGGCGATCAACCGCTTGGTGATGGCCAGACCGAGGCCCGCGCCCTGATGATCGCGGGTGAACCCCCTGGTGACCTGGCTGAAGGGCTGGAACAGGGCGGAAAGGGCCGCGTCCTCGATGCCTCGTCCGGAGTCCGCTACCGAGAACAATACCCGGACGCTGTCGCTCTCGTGCGACGGCAAGGGGTGGGCCTCGACGGCAACGAACCCCTTGGTCGTGAACTTGAAGGCGTTGCCGATCAGGTTCATGAGCACCTGCTGGAAGCGCACAGAGTCCCCGACGACGAATTCTGGAAGCGCAGGGTCGAAATGATGCCGAAACTCCAGCCCGGCCTGCATGGCGATGGGATTGAAGAGATCGACGCTCTGCCCAAGCGCGTCCCGGAGGTTGAACGGTTCGATGCGCATCTGCATCTTGCCCGCCTCCACCCTCGACAGGTCGAGGATGTCGGACAACAGCCGTGTCAGCCGGCCCGTGGCCTGCAAAGCCATGGCGCAGGTCCTGTGCTGCTCCTCGTCCCGCGCCCCGGACTCCAGAAGCTGGATCATGCCCATGATGCCGTTCAAGGGGGTGCGAATCTCGTGGCTCATATTGGCCAGGAACTCCGATTTGGCCAGACTGGCGGCTTCGGCGGCCTCCTTGGCCTTGACCAGCTCGTTCTCCATGCGCTTGCGCTGATCGATGTCCACATGGGTGCCGACCATGCGTAGCGGCCGCCCGGCGGCGTCCCATTCGACGACCTTGCCGCGGCTCATGACCCACTGCCAATCCCCGGCCTTGTTGCGAAGCCGGAATTCAAGGGCGAAGGGCTCGCCGCGCTCGATGTGGTCCAACTCGGTTCGCTTGGTCTTCTCGAAGTCATCGGGATGCAGGAGCTTTTCCCAGCCGGTGATATTGAGTTCGAGATCGCCCGGATCATACCCGAGCATGCCCAGGTAGCGCGGACTGAAATACACCTCACCCGTCTGAAAGTTCCAGTCCCAAAGGCCGTCACTGGAAGCTTCCAGAGCCAAAGCAAGGCGCTCCTCGCTCAGGCGCAGGGCCTCCTCGGAGCGCTTGCGCTCGGTGATGTCGATGCCGATGCCGGTGAAATAGATGCGGCCTTCAAGTTCCAGACGCACGGCGGTCAAGAAGAAGGGGATGCGCCGTCCGTCCTTGGTCTGAAGCTCGGCCTCCTCGGTGCCGATGCCCTCTTCAAGCACGCGCTCAATGGCCCTGGCGACCTTCTGCTGAGAGGCGGGGTCGTCCCGGTACCAGTCCATGAGGTGCATGGCGCCAAGCTCCCGGTCCGAGTAGCCCGTCAGTTCGCAGTGCATCCTGTTCCAGCGCACCAGCCGCCCGTTTTGCTCGTACAGGTAGAGCAGGCCTGGAACGCTGTCGATGATCGCCTTGCTGAGGACGCGTTCGCGCTCCAGCTGCGCCTCGATGTACCTGCGCTCGGTTATGTCCAGGTTGATGCCCAGGATGCCGACCACCTCGCCCTGCATGACGATGGGCGCGCCCATGGAATGAAAGATGCGATGCCGCCCGTCGGTCAGGACCAGAACCTCTTCCTGCTCGATGGTTTCCCCGGCATAGAGGCGGTCGTGCTTGGCCTTCCATTTCTCGGCATTGTGGGAATGCCTGGACTGGGCGTCGAAATTCGCTGAGCAGAAATCTCCCCAGTGCTCCTTGCTGAGTCGGCTCTGGATGATGCCTCGGCCATCCTTGTCCCGCGCCCAGAAGTCCACGGGCAGGTTTTCAAGCATGGAGGAAAGCATGGCTTCGCGCTGGGCGAGCTGGGTCCGGGCCTCTTTTTCTGCGGTAATGTCGGTGTCGTTCCCGCGATAGCCCAGGAGATTCCCCGCGCCATCAAGCAGCGGAAAGCCATTGGTGGAAAGCCAGATCTCGCGCCCATCCCGGGTGAGGGCCCGGTTTTCGAAATTCGTGAATTCCCCTCTTCGGCCAAAGACCTCAAAGGCCGCGGATTTGAAAGCCTCGCGCCCGTCCTCCGGATGCAGGTCGAAAAAGCTCATGCATCCGACGAGCTCTTCCGGGGCATACCCCAGAACGGAAGCCGAAGCATTGGAGACATAGATGAAGAGGCCGCCGGCATCCACTTCCCAGGTCACGGTGCGGCTGTGTTCGGCGAGTTGCTCGAATCGGTCCTCGCTTTCGCGCAATGAGCGTTTGTAATTGCGGAAATGAACATGACTCGCGCCAAGGCCGGTCAGACCGAGCAGGCCGATGACCAGATGCGCGATGACGAGGTGCAGGCGTTGCTGCCCGGCGAGGCCAAGATAGGTTTGCAAAGGCACCGAGACACTGATGCCCCCGATGACGTCTCCCTGGGCATAGCCCTGGGCAGCGTGACATTTGAGGCAGGGCGGGTCGGCGAAAAGCGGACGCATCAGCCTGAAGTACGGCTGTCCGTCGAAGCTCTGCCGGGTGGTTTCCTTGAGGCTTCCCTCGACGAACGACCGCAGGACCTTTGTTTCCCACTCGTCGGGCGCGTTCTCGGGGCGCAAGGGCTCAAGGCTTGTGATGTGCCCGCGCAGACCGTACTTCTCCTTCCCCAGTTCATGCACCTGACGCGTCATGTAGGCCGGATTGACCAGGGTCAGTTTTTCTCCGCCGGTGGTTTCAACGTCGCGTTGCGGGATATGCTTGAGATAGGGATTGGGCGGGGTGTTCTCCGATAGCGGCACATACACCCCTCCCTGCATGGCGGCCCACAACCTGTAGGTCACGTCCTTGTGAAATGCGGCATTGGCCTCGGATTCGGCCAGCCCGATCAACGACCGTTCGAGGTGTTGCCAGTTCCACCCGAGGGAAAGGGCCAGCAGCATGATCCAGAATACCGCAGCCAGAATTGTCCATCGCAAACGTGTCATGCCGTGCTCGAGCTGAAGTGAACCGGGAAGCGCCGGGACGCCGCCGGACCTGTGTATGGCAATACCTAGAGGATGTGTCCGAATGTGTAAAGACAACCCGCAGGCACAGCGACGCCGCAACAAATAACGTCAGTTCGAAATCCAGACAGCGCCAACTTTTTATGCTTCGACTTCTGGAATCGAAGCCTTTGATGGACTGAAGTCTTGCAGTGGAAGCTTCCAAGACGGATGGAAGTTACGCCAAAGCGGGACGTGCCCCCCATTCCGGGGCCTCCTCGCCGTCCACGCGCTCCCTACATCGCGCCTGGTTTGAAGGTGTCGCCTTCGGACAGATCGCCGGTCCGGAAGCCTTTTCTGAACCAGAGCATGCGCTGCTCCGAAGTGCCGTGGGTAAAGCTGTCGGGCATGATGTAGCCTTGCGTCTTCTTCTGAATGGTGTCGTCGCCCACCGCGCTGGCCGCCGTCATGGCCTCCTCGAAGTCGCCCTCGTCGAGCAGGTTCTTGTTCTGGACATGGTGTGCGAACACCCCGGCCAGGTAATCGGCCTGCAATTCCAATTTGACCGACAGGGCGTTGAACTGCTCCTGGCTGATGCTGGACCGCTGGGAATGGACCTTATCAA is a genomic window of Desulfomicrobium baculatum DSM 4028 containing:
- the cysK gene encoding cysteine synthase A, which encodes MKIANSMTDLVGNTPLVRLNRMAAGCVADVVVKLEFFNPLSSIKDRIALNMIDEAERGGRLRPGTVIVEPTSGNTGVGLAFVCAVRGYHLILTMPESMSLERRMLLSAMGAELVLTPASAGMAGAVAEAEKILTSLEDGFMPGQFVNPANPAMHERTTAEELWHDTDGLIDALVAGVGTGGTITGVARTLKRRKPGFLGVAVEPAASPLLSGGKAGPHKIQGIGANFIPEVLDRSTVDRIITVSNEDAMITARRLAREEGILCGISSGANVWAALQMAREPEMKGKLIVAIICDTGERYLTTELFASKS
- a CDS encoding HU family DNA-binding protein; protein product: MVADDAEIHVEKADLIARLKAEMGYSEEEAERVVDAMMESITESLSKGDKINLPGIGTMAVVERSLRKGEDHSTGRDIKFSPGKRLKDALTSLDFITKGLE
- a CDS encoding glutamate synthase-related protein — encoded protein: MYRPHLLVEERDACAIIAFVDKRGRATHANIVKTIDALKKMAHRSGDINSEGDGCGILTDIPRSLWGQRLQAAGLSRHLSESRGFFVGHFFLPPDGRLDELKGRIRAMLTASGAETLLEVDDQMHAAELGPMARVEAPRFLQICGLVRDETRQEGARRLFNIQMELEQSMPETHVCSLSLDSVIYKLRGTPDLLIRVYPDLQNPDSKSLITLGHSRYSTNTLPTAERAQPFSLLGHNGEINTIEKLRSSARALGIIPTPGGSDSQDLNRILEGLIHLHGFEFMEALEMVFPAIHTEVERMPAELGRMYGFYRWFFAPSAQGPAAVVSRFGDMCMGSVDALGLRPLWFGESDYDYFLSSEKGVVDLQSTIHDPRPLAPGEKIAIISGAGKRGEVLDYCAVQQRLLRLFEQGRLTPLAGNLHREIPESILNCPEGACHELRRFFQDRPVFDDRECPATTALLAAFGWHKYDQDMRKHVAATGKGPIGSMGHQGPLACMDTEGLSNVSDYFKENVAVVTNPAIDREREAEHFSTAVILGDRPDNPDRPPVGLRLKTPILLGGEFTPALSSLDILAVCREHGTHTLEQVLDFFTAQQRDPSRMAILDATYVPDQGLAARLAELEGEASQAVEAGAAILVLDDSACFVDGRVYIDPGLATARLHSAAEAGRIPRLPSLVVRSGAIRNLHDIMFVLGLGAAAVNPYMLWKQAYAQAESAEGLQRTLSNTLTALQTGVEKIMSTMGIHELCGYGRIFSSIGLKKELEEIFGCSNFCSSTSSGLGYAELETQGRRRVALVREGLERKLQSDPKRNAKVGKILRSVAVGKTGYLQMAEGLAEVDRDNPVGLRHLLDIRTRDAAPLPLENVDISIGSHAMPLLICAMSFGSQGESSFRAYAEAARKVNIICMNGEGGEIPDMLGKYRENRGQQVASGRFGVSMELLNSSNYLEIKVGQGAKPGEGGHLPGSKVTDMVAQARHCKPGIALISPSNHHDIYSIEDLCQIITELKTANPFARISVKIPVTSGVATIAVGVAKAGAHIVNISGFEGGTGAAREHAKKYVGLPVEIGVTQAHRGLVEAGLRHQVELWCDGGVRSGADVVKLICLGADRVGVGTVALMGVGCISCEQCHLDVCPRGISTQLRSVEEATKRGLKLFKPLQGEVEAENLARLLRAFGDQIRHILAGLGEKRLSDLVGRTDLLVQARGRELTDLTDLLIPAPMDSVTSYCPVPRIVRRPLDNLTRLISDMALSTLGQECGFVQYKEENVRSVDRAVGTYLAGAMVRERSEGDRGKVELLLTSSVPGNGLCAFNIDGIGTVVEGGGQDGIAKGSRGGEVCILKGVNILGQRVDGSVGKSLAYGALSGTVMVQNQADSRACVRMSGADAIFGGRITAPVRDDLGNIASRAHLKGFAFEYMTGGRAVVLGDPGPWMCAGMTGGVVYQCLYPEWNFGRENLERRFSSGAHVVIRGLDADDAAQVRELLDKYVRTLKQSFQNDEAQIVQGLAEEAEKRFVKIVPGSGTGIKPE
- a CDS encoding PAS domain S-box protein, which encodes MTRLRWTILAAVFWIMLLALSLGWNWQHLERSLIGLAESEANAAFHKDVTYRLWAAMQGGVYVPLSENTPPNPYLKHIPQRDVETTGGEKLTLVNPAYMTRQVHELGKEKYGLRGHITSLEPLRPENAPDEWETKVLRSFVEGSLKETTRQSFDGQPYFRLMRPLFADPPCLKCHAAQGYAQGDVIGGISVSVPLQTYLGLAGQQRLHLVIAHLVIGLLGLTGLGASHVHFRNYKRSLRESEDRFEQLAEHSRTVTWEVDAGGLFIYVSNASASVLGYAPEELVGCMSFFDLHPEDGREAFKSAAFEVFGRRGEFTNFENRALTRDGREIWLSTNGFPLLDGAGNLLGYRGNDTDITAEKEARTQLAQREAMLSSMLENLPVDFWARDKDGRGIIQSRLSKEHWGDFCSANFDAQSRHSHNAEKWKAKHDRLYAGETIEQEEVLVLTDGRHRIFHSMGAPIVMQGEVVGILGINLDITERRYIEAQLERERVLSKAIIDSVPGLLYLYEQNGRLVRWNRMHCELTGYSDRELGAMHLMDWYRDDPASQQKVARAIERVLEEGIGTEEAELQTKDGRRIPFFLTAVRLELEGRIYFTGIGIDITERKRSEEALRLSEERLALALEASSDGLWDWNFQTGEVYFSPRYLGMLGYDPGDLELNITGWEKLLHPDDFEKTKRTELDHIERGEPFALEFRLRNKAGDWQWVMSRGKVVEWDAAGRPLRMVGTHVDIDQRKRMENELVKAKEAAEAASLAKSEFLANMSHEIRTPLNGIMGMIQLLESGARDEEQHRTCAMALQATGRLTRLLSDILDLSRVEAGKMQMRIEPFNLRDALGQSVDLFNPIAMQAGLEFRHHFDPALPEFVVGDSVRFQQVLMNLIGNAFKFTTKGFVAVEAHPLPSHESDSVRVLFSVADSGRGIEDAALSALFQPFSQVTRGFTRDHQGAGLGLAITKRLIALMGGTMAVESEPGCGTTFSFSLSFKTAPGATTVPEALGEVPSPSRPVRILLAEDDEVTIFATRALLTRAGYEVSVARTGHEAVSLLREQDFGLVLMDVQMPGMDGVEATRIIRSDPGLGDKRSIPIIALTAFAMDGEKEIFLAAGMDGYVAKPVGMKDLTRAIDAVLSGRASRS